A stretch of Natator depressus isolate rNatDep1 chromosome 2, rNatDep2.hap1, whole genome shotgun sequence DNA encodes these proteins:
- the LOC141982333 gene encoding gamma-glutamyl hydrolase-like, with protein sequence MLRYPGPRCPSGARLLLLLLLLLCANALASVVSGSRRGGSNERPIIGILAQECDFTSFSRFGSSYIAASYVKFLESAGARVVPIRLNHSEEEYEKIFQSINGVLFPGGGVDLKTSEYSRIARIFYNKALKANDKGDYFPVWGTCLGYEELTYLTSGEILLTWTNTEDFALPLNFTTAAQDSRMFKNFPDFLLKKLATESLTAHFHHWSLSMQNFTQNEKLRNFYKVLTTNTHADVEFISTMEAHKYPIYGVQWHPEKNPFEWKNSSGIPHSASAMKVAYYVADFLVNEARKSLHHFPNKGEETKTLIYNYTPVFTGTFSSFEQVYFFD encoded by the exons ATGCTGCGCTATCCCGGGCCACGCTGCCCGTCGGGCGCCcgtctcctcctgctgctcctcctcctcctctgcgcCAATGCTCTGGCCTCCGTGGTGTCGGGGAGCCGCCGGGGGGGCAGCAACGAGAGACCCATCATTG GGATATTGGCACAGGAGTGTGACTTTACAAGTTTCAGTAGATTTGGAAGTTCCTACATTGCTGCTTCATATGTGAAGTTCCTAGAATCTGCTGGTGCACGAGTTGTGCCAATAAG ACTAAATCATTCAGAAGAAGAGTATGAAAAGATTTTCCAGTCTATTAATGG gGTGCTTTTCCCAGGAGGTGGTGTTGATCTTAAGACTTCAGAATATTCCAGGATTGCTAGGATATTTTACAACAAGGCACTAAAG GCTAATGATAAAGGAGACTATTTTCCTGTATGGGGAACATGTCTGGGATATGAAGAGCTTACATACCTCACCAGCGGGGAGATTTTACTGACTTGGACTAATACTGAGGATTTTGCTCTCCCACTGAACTTTACTACAG CTGCACAAGACAGCAGGATGTTCAAGAATTTTCCAGACTTCTTGTTGAAAAAACTTGCCACTGAGTCTTTGACAGCACACTTTCATCACTGGAGCCTCTCCATGCAG AATTTCACACAGAATGAGAAGCTACGCAATTTCTATAAGGTTCTAACAACTAACACCCATGCAGATGTGGAGTTTATATCGACAATGGAAG CACATAAATACCCAATTTATGGTGTCCAATGGCATCCAGAGAAAAATCCTTTTGAATGGAAGAACTCATCAGGCATACCACATTCTGCATCAGCTATGAAAGTTGCATATTACGTAGCTGACTTCTTAGTGAATGAAG cCCGGAAGAGCCTGCACCATTTTCCTAATAAGGGTGAAGAGACCAAAACATTGATTTACAATTATACCCCTGTTTTTACTGGtacattttcttcatttgagCAAGTCTATTTTTTTGATTGA